In a single window of the Nicotiana tomentosiformis chromosome 10, ASM39032v3, whole genome shotgun sequence genome:
- the LOC138899883 gene encoding uncharacterized protein, with protein MLAQIVASQPQRSNVTPTSYSQPGDSTSSRVNKFLQLDPLVFTSTDPEEDPEDFIDEMHKTLRVIRATETEGVKLASYRLKGVACSWFEMWKDFREEGSPPWSEFADAFIDHFLLAETKAAHATEFESLKQGSMSVWEYHIRFTCLSKYAIYMFPTIEARVRRFVQGLSPLVINEAATVALNSDMNYGKMVAFFPSHGDLQTEE; from the coding sequence atgttggctcagatagtggcttcccaacCCCAAAGATCAAATGTTACACCCACTTCTTATAGTCAACCAGGGGATtccactagttccagggtgaacaaatttctccagttggatcctctagtgttcacaagtactgatcctgaggaggaccccgaAGATTTTATTGACGAGATGCACAAGACCCTCAGAGTTATacgtgctactgagacagagggagtGAAGTTGGCCTCCTATCGCTTGAAAGGGGTGGCTtgttcttggtttgagatgtggaaGGACTTCCGTGAGGAGGGGAGTCCTCcgtggagtgagtttgccgatgctttcattgatcatttcttacttgccgagactaaggcagcccatgccACCGAGTTTGAGAGCCTAAAACAAGggagcatgagtgtgtgggagtatcatataaGATTCACGTgcctgtccaaatatgccatctacatgtttcccactatagaggctagagtgcgccgatttgtgcaaggccttagccccttggttattaatgaggccgctacagttgCCTTGAATTcggatatgaactatggtaagatggtggcatttttcCCAAGCCACGGAGACCTGCAaactgaagaatag